The DNA sequence CACAGCAGTGAGAAACACCGCCCTCGAGGGCTTTTCTGTGCCATAGGCAAGTGTTCTTCGTGTTTGGTGAAGGTGAACGGGATTCCCAACGTCCGCTCCTGCATTACCCTTGTAGAAGATGGCATGAGGGTGGAGATGCAGAGGGGGAAAGAGGAGCTCCCAAAGACAGCGAAGTCTCCGGCCTGGAGGGACGTGCCCCGCCACGAGGCTGACGTGGTCGTCATTGGTGGAGGACCCGCGGGATTGATGGCGGCCATAAACGCCGCGGACGCCGGGGCGAGGGTAATCCTAATTGACGAACAGCCAATGCTCGGCGGCCAGCTCATCAAGCAGACCCACAAGTTCTTCGGGAAGAGGGAGCAGTTCGCTGGGATCAGGGGGGTTGAGATAGCGAGGATCCTTAGCAACGAAGCGAAAAAGAGGTATAATATACAGATTTTCCTGGAGACGTCAGCCCTTGGAATCTTCCAGGAGGGTGAGAAAAAGCTCATCACGGCCGTTCGGAGGAACACTGAACTGGTCGAATTTATGGGAAAGAGCCTCGTCGTTGCGACGGGGGCTATGGAGAAAATGATTCCCTTTGAGAACAACGACCTGCCCGGGATTTACGGCGCCGGCGCGATTCAAACGCTCATGAACACCTACGGAGTCAAGCCCGGCGATAGAGTCCTGATCATCGGGGCCGGAAACGTGGGACTTATTCTGGCGTATCAGCTCATCCAGGCCGGAGTTGAGGTGAAAGCGATAGTCGAGGCCATGCCCAAGGTGGGCGGCTACTTCGTCCATGCCGCCAAGGTCAGAAGGCTCGGGGTTCCGATACTCACGAGACACACCATCCTGCGCGCCGAGGGGAAGGAGAGGGTCGAGAGGGCAGTCGTTGCCCGACTGGACGAGAACTGGAGGCCGGTTCCCGGAACGGAGAGGACCTTTGAGGTTGACGTCATAGCCCTAGCTGTTGGATTGAGACCCAGCATCGAACTCCTCCACCAGGCCGGCTGTCAGGTAAGGTACGTCCGCGAGCTGGGCGGGCACGTAACCGTGAGGGACGAGAGGATGGAGACCACCATCAGGGGGATATTCGTCGCAGGGGACTCCGCCGGAATAGAGGAGGCCACCACCGCTATGCTGGAGGGAAAAATAGCGGGCATAGCGGCCGCACTGACGGCGGGGGTTGCCGCTCCAGAATGGCTCAACGAGATAGAGAAGGCTCAGCGCGACCTGTATGAGTTCCGTTCGGGTCCCTTCGGAAGACACGTGCTGGAG is a window from the Thermococcus sp. genome containing:
- a CDS encoding FAD-dependent oxidoreductase — protein: MRLTEHPVLRFHRGRKVKIYFEGQPVEAYDGETIAMALHAAGIRVLSHSSEKHRPRGLFCAIGKCSSCLVKVNGIPNVRSCITLVEDGMRVEMQRGKEELPKTAKSPAWRDVPRHEADVVVIGGGPAGLMAAINAADAGARVILIDEQPMLGGQLIKQTHKFFGKREQFAGIRGVEIARILSNEAKKRYNIQIFLETSALGIFQEGEKKLITAVRRNTELVEFMGKSLVVATGAMEKMIPFENNDLPGIYGAGAIQTLMNTYGVKPGDRVLIIGAGNVGLILAYQLIQAGVEVKAIVEAMPKVGGYFVHAAKVRRLGVPILTRHTILRAEGKERVERAVVARLDENWRPVPGTERTFEVDVIALAVGLRPSIELLHQAGCQVRYVRELGGHVTVRDERMETTIRGIFVAGDSAGIEEATTAMLEGKIAGIAAALTAGVAAPEWLNEIEKAQRDLYEFRSGPFGRHVLEGIKKALIGGVASE